The Octopus sinensis linkage group LG22, ASM634580v1, whole genome shotgun sequence nucleotide sequence tgtgacaaggccggccctttggaatacaggtacaactcatttttgccagctgagtggactggagcaacgtgaaataaagtgtcttgctcaaggacacaacgcatcgccaggaatcgaactcacgaccttacaatcgtcagccgaatgccctaaccactaagccatgtgccttcactatcgCAATGataatacgtatataaataaatagataaatcttATCACATGCGACCATTAACACTTTCAGAAATACAATCTAGTTGTCCGAGACTTGGTTAGAAGGTGCTGGGGCATATGTTTTGTGCACATTCACTCCGTTTAAGGGTTTATAAATATTTGAACATTGATCAGTGGGATTCTATTATATAGTTTGAATTTACTTTGGTGTTGACGTTTAACAAAACTTTTGTCACtgtgttatttaatatattcGGTTTATATTTTGAGATGCGATATTTCTCTGCACTGCAAAGTTGGCATTATTTTCACGTGCTTATAAAAGCAGTGGTGTGTTTGCTGGCGGTTCGACATTGCTGTATTTCACGCATGTAAGTTATGGGTCACCAAGGCCGTGATGATTATTTTTGCTGCTCTATTCTGAAGCAAAATGTGTGGTTAAGTAAACCGCTCTTGAATCTACTGTCGCCGATACAGAAAGAGATTTCCTAAATTTTTTAAACATGTTGTGTGACTTTGCCGTTATCGAAAATTAACTTCTCGAAGTATGAACCAAAAAAATAGTTTTTCCGTAGTTTTCCCATGTCTTTAGGTTTGACAGTTTCGGCATTATTTGACGTTATTTTCATCAGTATTCTTTGTGAAGCTATAACTAACTTTGGGATGAAAGTGTCAGATTCATAACTTTCTGAGAATCATCtcccatttaaaaataaaaagttattatCATTAGGAATAacattattgttactgttttcgTTTTGTTCCGTATCATTTTTAAAGAGGCATCTTTTATCAAATGCGTTTCAACCCTGACCATCCGACATTAATCAATTTAAGGTATTCCAACTTCACATAACTCAAGATTGTTCCCATTTACCCAAATAGGTCTTCATCTTGAGATGTGAGATATTCTCTACACATcggaaataatatgaaattaaaggGTTGTTTTAGCCTCACTCCTTCTAGAAGAAGGGACAGTACCTACATGTTTCGCAGTGTCTACACATCTACTGACACTGCTAACCTTAACGCTCTTCTTAAACTCTTGCAAGTTGAAATCTGCAAGAGAGACATGAGGAAGGAAAGAGGTTCTAGACCAGGGTTGGGCAAACTACGGCCCaccataggttttcatgcggcccgccgagagcttttatgaatcGCAACTTCTATGCAGACACTTCGTAACTGTTTCAGTtgtacggtaattcacaatagtttgcattttatttcagttcACTGTTTCGCGCCTTCACAAAATTGTccgctgtttgtttgtttcagctaCTGTGAAGCGATGAAAAATTTCGAGAAATATTCCCATGACATCATAATAAAACACATTTCCGGGTGAAGATatcttttctgtgttttctcgTCAGACCCTACAAACACAAAAATTAATAGAACAATGAAACAAGTATTGTGGCAATACAACGAGTCAATCGATATGCTtgaaacattcaaataaataaatcacgTGATAGATGGTGAAGAGGGCATGATAGACGATGCGTTTCGTTTCAATGAAGAAGCCGGCCAGGTTAATAAAAGGGCTTGAACCAGCTTTTTCTGGACACAGAGCTGTGGTTGGTTATCATTCACTCTATCGATTATTTGACACGAGTGTTTCAAACTAGCTTTTGTTGTCTGATAAAATTTACCCAAAATGAGTTGTTCGAAGCTATCTAAAAAGCGAAAACTTGAAGATGAATGTcgtgtttttaatgaaaattggaCTGAAAAGTATTTCTTACCGACGTTGGAGTGAAAGCTGCATGTTTGATTTGTTCTGAAACAGTTGCTGTGTTCAAGGAATATAATTTGAAACGCCACTTTCAAACGAAGAGCACGCCAATTTTGGACACAATTTATCAAAACAAGAACTgcaaaagaaagcaaatgatcTGACAAAACGtttgaaacaacagcaaaatgtgTTTGATAAAACTTCCTCTTTACAAAAGAACGCGACAAAGGCAAGTTTTATATTGGCCAACAAAATTGCAAAGCAAAACAAGTCATTCGCAGAAGCAGAATTTATCAAAGATTGTATGGTGATGCTGTCAGCGTTGTGTGTCTGAAGTTAAGTCAAAAGTAGAAGCCATTTCCCTGTCACGAAGAACTATTGTTCGTCGCATTGATGCAATTGCCGGTGAATATTCATGAACAGCTGTTAACAGCCAGTGGTCGATTTCAGTGGTTTTCTATTGCTTTAGATTAGAGTACTGATATTCAGGATACTGCTCAGTTACTCATTTACATCAGAGGAATTGACGAAAACTTTGAAATTACAGAGAAATTGTTATCTATGGAGTCTCTCAAGGACACTACTACTGGAAAAGATTTGTTCAACAGTGTCATTAACACTTCAATCAGGTCTAGATTAACCCTAAATAAACTGGCCAGAATTACAACCGATGGAGCTCCTTCACTCACCGGTAAACATTCCGGCCTTGTGAAGTTGTTGAATGACAAAATCAAAGAAGGTTTCCACTACACAGTGTGTTGTCTTTTCACTGCATCATACATCAAGAAATCCTTTGTAAGTCATCTTTAAAGCTCAAACATGTCATCGAACCTGTGGTGCGTGCAGTGAATTTAATAAGATCACGGGGATTGAAACACAGGCAATTCCGAAGTTTCTTGGAGGATGTGGAGGCTGATTTTACTGATGTGCTGTACTACACAAATGTCCGCTGGTTAAGCATTGGAAAAGTTCTTAAGAGAGTATGGGACCTCAAAGCAGAGATTCTTATGTTTCTCAAAATGCAAGACATCTCCTGTGACTTTTTAAACGAAATGGAGAGTGACGAATGGGTTTGTGATTTTGCATTTGCTGTGGACATAATGCAGAAGCTGAATGAACTTAACACAAAACTGCAAGGCAAAGGTATATTTGCTCATGAATTGTACCTGGAAGTGAAAGGTTTTCAATGGAAGCTTGGACTTTTTGCCAAGCAGCTGAATGAGCAAACATTTATTCACTTCCCTCTGCTGAAAACACAGTCTGTTACACAAGAATCATCGGACAAGTACAGTTCCCAGTTGATGGCTTTACAAAAGGAATTCATTAGAAGATTTGCTGATTTCAAGGCAGTTGAAGGCCTGTTCGATTTGCTTAACTCACCTCTTGCCTGTGACATTGAAACAACTACCGAGGAACTGCAGATAGAACTGATTCATTTGCAAGCCGACAATTCTTTAAATATGATGTTTGAAAGTAAACCACTGTTCGAGTTTTATGCTTCTCTACAttcaaaaatgtttcaaaatctaaaaaaaagtGCAAGAaacgtgtttttgttgtttgcatCAACTTACATATGTGAGCAGACTTTCTCCATCATGAAAATTAACAAGGGGAAGAATCGATCACTTCTCACAGACTCAAATCTTCAGTCAGTGTTAAGAATCAGCACAAGCAATTTGACACCTAATTTTGACAAACTGGTAAATGACAGTAGTCAGCTGCATCATTCTCATTGACATTGTTAATTACAGAGCcgctttgtttttcaaataaatgcTTCAGGTGACGTTTCTAATTTCAGATATCAATTCATATTAACAAACTGTTAATtctctttaaaatcttttattttgggTATCCTAGAATTTAAGTATAATATTCATCATGGTTGTCCATAATATTAAGAGGTGGTTGTCCACAAGTAGTGCAGATTTTACTAGGAAAATTCCGTTCCTGGCAATTTGTAAGCAATAACAGGCTGACCAAAATAACCGAGGTTCCTGTAATAATTTCAACTATAGGAGCAAATAACCGAAAAACATGAACCCGATActctaaaaaataaatcaaatcacttaaaccaggaatatttcacaaaatttcctttcaaacgattgtgtgtttataggtctataaccgcctttaaaaatattttcacttgatttttataaatggggcccgccaaggttccaaagtCGCACTGTGCGGtccgcgatcaaaaaagttcgcCCACCCCTGTTCTAGACGGTAGTCGTTCTACGGGGAAATGACCACATAGAGATCAGTTTTGGACCGTGTGAGGGGTGACATTGGATGCTACGTAGGCGATGGAAAAAACGTATGTGTTACTTGGTTGGTTTTATCCAAAAGTCATTCATCTGGTTAAAGTAACATATAATGTAGAAAGAATACACACCATTAACTTTCTGTTTTCATATCTGCTGAGAATTAAATTATCGAATCTCCAGCGATCTTTGCAGGTGTAAgaaagttttaatatattttcctattAATACTACAGAGAGAAATAAGTAAATTTCAGAATCACCCAAGATATAGATGCCAAACAATaaattgtttcttttctcttatttttttttctttcttcacttttcttttttggaTAAAGAATCGTTGCAGACATGATAAATAGGCGAAGAAAGAACGTCTCGAGGAGGCTTGAAAGatataaaaggtaaaagagttGATGGCAAGAACGAATTAGAAAGGATATTTTGAAACCAATGCCTAATGGCTTCGATATTATTCGACAGATGAAAGAAGAACGGATCAATAAGATTGCCGTTTAAAACACTTAAATTCGCCatcttgaaatttttttcttcttctaaattCGCCCCTTTCATCTTATTGCATTGCTGCCATATTGATGCTGTTATAGTTTACCAAAAGTTCGATTTCCAGTAAAGAATtcattgtgttttattttaaatactgaCTTCTTCAATAAATGTGGTTAAAGTTTTGTTACTATTCACTctcaagagaaataaaaaaatataaaatgccaaATTTTCACGTCTTCCACAACAAttaaaacaacaactataacaacagcaacaacagcaacaacaccaataacaaatcATTTCACTTTATTCTCTgtctctaattttatttttagcttttGTCATAGTCCACATTCAAAGGTGAAATTTTACAGCCTATTCAGTCAGCCTAGAAGAactgtttaaatattaattacacTTATACCATTAAAGGTAAAGCACGCACCGGGTTTTTGTAAtctgtgttattgttgtttttgttgtagtatttattgctgttgttgttgtgtataatgtcacctccaccgccaccgtCTATCGACCCGTACCGCAATAAAAGATTCAATATTAAATGTAATGTTACGTTCAAGAAtactataattattgttatttatttcatagctttatttttatgttatatgttTTCACTCCAACTGACAGCTACACTGTCAAATCTCGGTTTTTGTCGAAATCATTGTTGATATTGTCCGACTCATGTTTTCTTATCGTTAATTCTTATTGTTTATTTTGGTGCAGAATTGATCAAGAATAGGAAGAATTGTGCAGTTAatctttttctcatttaaaaatgctgaaatgtgtttgaatataaaaaaaaaagatatgaaaattataacaaatattaaaaggaaaaatgGTGGCTACAATTTTAGCATTGATAAGGAAAATGCCAGACGCAGATGTTAAGTATATGTAGGTGGGTATATCGTGATAGCTTAACATTT carries:
- the LOC115223082 gene encoding general transcription factor II-I repeat domain-containing protein 2A-like — its product is MESDEWVCDFAFAVDIMQKLNELNTKLQGKGIFAHELYLEVKGFQWKLGLFAKQLNEQTFIHFPLLKTQSVTQESSDKYSSQLMALQKEFIRRFADFKAVEGLFDLLNSPLACDIETTTEELQIELIHLQADNSLNMMFESKPLFEFYASLHSKMFQNLKKSARNVFLLFASTYICEQTFSIMKINKGKNRSLLTDSNLQSVLRISTSNLTPNFDKLTQPPTEATATVSAASTHQISTVVRGCRTRSLKVLAMPTVELPIFHNSYAATTNIDTIT